Proteins encoded by one window of Dreissena polymorpha isolate Duluth1 chromosome 11, UMN_Dpol_1.0, whole genome shotgun sequence:
- the LOC127850310 gene encoding threonine--tRNA ligase 1, cytoplasmic-like isoform X1: MADNVENKMENLQVSDKKKKGKKDVEAGDQGDKLKELNPPPEFQASRQQLWDRLKKEYDDWVAAQEKKPIKITLPDGKVVEGKAWETTPYDVARGISQGLADNTVIAKVNEVLWDLDRPFEQDASLKLLKFEDKDGEYVFWHSSAHILGEAMECLYGGHLCYGPPIEEGFYYDMWSERPVSTNDYSVIESKVKNIVKEKQPFERLVMTKENLLKMFEYNKFKQRILNEKVDTPTTTVYKCGPLIDLCLGPHVRNTGRVKALAVTKNSATYWEGKADAESLQRIYGISFPDPKQMKEWKHIQEEAAKRNHRKIGVEQELFFFHELSPGSCFFLPKGAHIYNTLINLIKSEYRKRGFTEVVSPNIYNHRLWETSGHWQHYAENMFQFDVEKEKYALKPMNCPGHCLMFDHRVRSHKELPLRLADFGVLHRNELSGALSGLTRVRRFQQDDAHIFCMPEQIEQEVMSCLDFLQHIYGIFGFTFELKLSTRPEGFLGDPALWETAETQLATTLDKFGRKWELNPGDGAFYGPKIDITITDALKRPHQCATIQLDFQLPIRFNLGYVSASGDGERKRPVIIHRAILGSVERMMAILCESYGGKWPFWLSPRQCIVVPVAPAYDEYANKVRQQIFEAGFECEAELDPSNTLNKKVRNSQLAQFNFILVVGEKEVASGTANVRTRDNKVHGEHSVEKIIERFNFLKDSKSVNADEDFEEKTQ, encoded by the exons ATGGCCGACAACGTGGAAAACAAAATGGAAAATCTACAAGTTTCTGATAAGAAAAAG aaaggCAAAAAAGACGTAGAGGCTGGTGATCAAGGGGACAAGTTGAAAGAG CTTAACCCTCCCCCTGAGTTTCAAGCTTCAAGACAGCAATTATGGGACAGACTGAAGAAGGAGTACGATGACTGGGTGGCAGCTCAGGAGAAAAAGCCCATCAAGATCACCCTACCTGATGGCAAGGTAGTAGAGGGCAAGGCCTGGGAAACCACACCGTATGACGTGGCCCGCGGAATCAG TCAAGGCCTGGCAGACAATACTGTGATAGCGAAAGTCAATGAGGTATTATGGGACCTAGACAGACCTTTTGAGCAGGATGCTAGTCTGAAACTCTTGAAATTTGAGGATAAAGATG GAGAGTACGTGTTCTGGCACTCGAGCGCTCACATCCTGGGAGAGGCCATGGAGTGTCTGTACGGGGGACATCTGTGTTACGGGCCACCAATTGAGGAAGGCTTCTACTATGATATGTGGTCGGAAAG GCCAGTTTCAACAAATGACTATTCTGTGATAGAAAGCAAGGTGAAGAATATTGTAAAGGAAAAGCAGCCTTTTGAGCGACTTGTCATGACTAAAGAAAATCTTCTCAAGATGTTTGAG TACAACAAGTTCAAGCAGAGGATTCTCAACGAGAAGGTGGACACCCCAACCACCACAGTCTACAA GTGCGGTCCCCTTATTGACTTGTGTCTAGGGCCCCATGTACGTAACACTGGCAGGGTGAAGGCCCTGGCTGTTACCAAG AACTCTGCTACATACTGGGAAGGCAAGGCAGACGCAGAGTCACTTCAGAGAATCTATGGCATCTCATTTCCTGACCCTAAACAAATGAAGGAGTGGAAACACATCCAAGAGGAGGCTGCCAAGCGGAACCACCGCAAGATTGGAGTG GAGCAAGAGCTGTTCTTCTTCCATGAGCTCAGTCCAGGCAGCTGCTTCTTCCTGCCCAAAGGAGCCCATATATACAACACACTCATCAACTTAATCAAG TCGGAGTACAGAAAGCGTGGCTTTACCGAGGTTGTGTCCCCCAACATTTACAACCACCGCCTGTGGGAGACTTCTGGACATTGGCAACACTACGCT GAAAACATGTTTCAGTTTGATGTTGAAAAGGAAAAGTATGCCCTGAAACCCATGAACTGTCCGGGTCACTG TCTGATGTTTGACCACCGTGTAAGGTCCCACAAGGAGTTGCCCCTTCGCTTGGCTGACTTTGGGGTCCTCCATCGCAACGAGCTATCTGGAGCGCTTAGCGGACTGACCCGTGTACGCCGCTTCCAGCAGGACGATGCCCACATCTTCTGCATGCCTGAACAG ATAGAGCAGGAGGTGATGTCATGTCTGGATTTCCTGCAACACATCTACGGGATCTTCGGCTTCACCTTCGAGCTGAAGCTCTCAACAAGACCCGAGGGATTCCTGGGAGACCCTGCCCTGTGGGAAACGGCAGAAACT CAACTTGCAACCACCTTAGATAAATTTGGAAGGAAGTGGGAATTGAATCCAGGAGATGGAGCCTTTTATGGGCCAAAG ATTGACATAACCATCACAGACGCATTGAAGCGACCACACCAGTGTGCCACCATACAGCTTGACTTCCAGCTGCCCATACGCTTCAATCTGGGATATGTTAG CGCCTCAGGTGATGGTGAGAGGAAGCGTCCAGTGATCATCCATCGAGCAATCCTTGGTTCAGTGGAACGCATGATGGCAATCCTCTGTGAAAGCTACGGGGGCAAATG GCCATTCTGGTTGTCCCCCAGGCAATGTATTGTGGTTCCAGTGGCCCCAGCGTACGATGAATATGCTAACAAG GTGAGACAGCAGATCTTTGAGGCTGGGTTTGAGTGTGAGGCAGAGCTTGACCCGTCCAACACACTCAACAAGAAAGTGCGCAACTCTCAACTCGCTCAGTTCAACTTTATCCTCG TTGTGGGTGAGAAGGAAGTGGCGTCTGGCACAGCCAACGTACGTACAAGAGACAACAAGGTGCACGGCGAACATAGCGTGGAAAAAATCATCGAGAGGTTCAACTTCCTTAAGGACAGCAAGAGTGTCAACGCTGATGAAGACTTTGAAGAGAAAACGCAATAA
- the LOC127850310 gene encoding threonine--tRNA ligase 1, cytoplasmic-like isoform X2 has translation MFSRLALAPLHRRLGRKLIRSMSSRKGKKDVEAGDQGDKLKELNPPPEFQASRQQLWDRLKKEYDDWVAAQEKKPIKITLPDGKVVEGKAWETTPYDVARGISQGLADNTVIAKVNEVLWDLDRPFEQDASLKLLKFEDKDGEYVFWHSSAHILGEAMECLYGGHLCYGPPIEEGFYYDMWSERPVSTNDYSVIESKVKNIVKEKQPFERLVMTKENLLKMFEYNKFKQRILNEKVDTPTTTVYKCGPLIDLCLGPHVRNTGRVKALAVTKNSATYWEGKADAESLQRIYGISFPDPKQMKEWKHIQEEAAKRNHRKIGVEQELFFFHELSPGSCFFLPKGAHIYNTLINLIKSEYRKRGFTEVVSPNIYNHRLWETSGHWQHYAENMFQFDVEKEKYALKPMNCPGHCLMFDHRVRSHKELPLRLADFGVLHRNELSGALSGLTRVRRFQQDDAHIFCMPEQIEQEVMSCLDFLQHIYGIFGFTFELKLSTRPEGFLGDPALWETAETQLATTLDKFGRKWELNPGDGAFYGPKIDITITDALKRPHQCATIQLDFQLPIRFNLGYVSASGDGERKRPVIIHRAILGSVERMMAILCESYGGKWPFWLSPRQCIVVPVAPAYDEYANKVRQQIFEAGFECEAELDPSNTLNKKVRNSQLAQFNFILVVGEKEVASGTANVRTRDNKVHGEHSVEKIIERFNFLKDSKSVNADEDFEEKTQ, from the exons ATGTTTTCAAGACTTGCTTTAGCGCCCCTGCATAGGCGGCTAGGACGAAAATTGATCCGGTCAATGAGTAGCCGG aaaggCAAAAAAGACGTAGAGGCTGGTGATCAAGGGGACAAGTTGAAAGAG CTTAACCCTCCCCCTGAGTTTCAAGCTTCAAGACAGCAATTATGGGACAGACTGAAGAAGGAGTACGATGACTGGGTGGCAGCTCAGGAGAAAAAGCCCATCAAGATCACCCTACCTGATGGCAAGGTAGTAGAGGGCAAGGCCTGGGAAACCACACCGTATGACGTGGCCCGCGGAATCAG TCAAGGCCTGGCAGACAATACTGTGATAGCGAAAGTCAATGAGGTATTATGGGACCTAGACAGACCTTTTGAGCAGGATGCTAGTCTGAAACTCTTGAAATTTGAGGATAAAGATG GAGAGTACGTGTTCTGGCACTCGAGCGCTCACATCCTGGGAGAGGCCATGGAGTGTCTGTACGGGGGACATCTGTGTTACGGGCCACCAATTGAGGAAGGCTTCTACTATGATATGTGGTCGGAAAG GCCAGTTTCAACAAATGACTATTCTGTGATAGAAAGCAAGGTGAAGAATATTGTAAAGGAAAAGCAGCCTTTTGAGCGACTTGTCATGACTAAAGAAAATCTTCTCAAGATGTTTGAG TACAACAAGTTCAAGCAGAGGATTCTCAACGAGAAGGTGGACACCCCAACCACCACAGTCTACAA GTGCGGTCCCCTTATTGACTTGTGTCTAGGGCCCCATGTACGTAACACTGGCAGGGTGAAGGCCCTGGCTGTTACCAAG AACTCTGCTACATACTGGGAAGGCAAGGCAGACGCAGAGTCACTTCAGAGAATCTATGGCATCTCATTTCCTGACCCTAAACAAATGAAGGAGTGGAAACACATCCAAGAGGAGGCTGCCAAGCGGAACCACCGCAAGATTGGAGTG GAGCAAGAGCTGTTCTTCTTCCATGAGCTCAGTCCAGGCAGCTGCTTCTTCCTGCCCAAAGGAGCCCATATATACAACACACTCATCAACTTAATCAAG TCGGAGTACAGAAAGCGTGGCTTTACCGAGGTTGTGTCCCCCAACATTTACAACCACCGCCTGTGGGAGACTTCTGGACATTGGCAACACTACGCT GAAAACATGTTTCAGTTTGATGTTGAAAAGGAAAAGTATGCCCTGAAACCCATGAACTGTCCGGGTCACTG TCTGATGTTTGACCACCGTGTAAGGTCCCACAAGGAGTTGCCCCTTCGCTTGGCTGACTTTGGGGTCCTCCATCGCAACGAGCTATCTGGAGCGCTTAGCGGACTGACCCGTGTACGCCGCTTCCAGCAGGACGATGCCCACATCTTCTGCATGCCTGAACAG ATAGAGCAGGAGGTGATGTCATGTCTGGATTTCCTGCAACACATCTACGGGATCTTCGGCTTCACCTTCGAGCTGAAGCTCTCAACAAGACCCGAGGGATTCCTGGGAGACCCTGCCCTGTGGGAAACGGCAGAAACT CAACTTGCAACCACCTTAGATAAATTTGGAAGGAAGTGGGAATTGAATCCAGGAGATGGAGCCTTTTATGGGCCAAAG ATTGACATAACCATCACAGACGCATTGAAGCGACCACACCAGTGTGCCACCATACAGCTTGACTTCCAGCTGCCCATACGCTTCAATCTGGGATATGTTAG CGCCTCAGGTGATGGTGAGAGGAAGCGTCCAGTGATCATCCATCGAGCAATCCTTGGTTCAGTGGAACGCATGATGGCAATCCTCTGTGAAAGCTACGGGGGCAAATG GCCATTCTGGTTGTCCCCCAGGCAATGTATTGTGGTTCCAGTGGCCCCAGCGTACGATGAATATGCTAACAAG GTGAGACAGCAGATCTTTGAGGCTGGGTTTGAGTGTGAGGCAGAGCTTGACCCGTCCAACACACTCAACAAGAAAGTGCGCAACTCTCAACTCGCTCAGTTCAACTTTATCCTCG TTGTGGGTGAGAAGGAAGTGGCGTCTGGCACAGCCAACGTACGTACAAGAGACAACAAGGTGCACGGCGAACATAGCGTGGAAAAAATCATCGAGAGGTTCAACTTCCTTAAGGACAGCAAGAGTGTCAACGCTGATGAAGACTTTGAAGAGAAAACGCAATAA
- the LOC127850310 gene encoding threonine--tRNA ligase 1, cytoplasmic-like isoform X4: MEVIDNLKGKKDVEAGDQGDKLKELNPPPEFQASRQQLWDRLKKEYDDWVAAQEKKPIKITLPDGKVVEGKAWETTPYDVARGISQGLADNTVIAKVNEVLWDLDRPFEQDASLKLLKFEDKDGEYVFWHSSAHILGEAMECLYGGHLCYGPPIEEGFYYDMWSERPVSTNDYSVIESKVKNIVKEKQPFERLVMTKENLLKMFEYNKFKQRILNEKVDTPTTTVYKCGPLIDLCLGPHVRNTGRVKALAVTKNSATYWEGKADAESLQRIYGISFPDPKQMKEWKHIQEEAAKRNHRKIGVEQELFFFHELSPGSCFFLPKGAHIYNTLINLIKSEYRKRGFTEVVSPNIYNHRLWETSGHWQHYAENMFQFDVEKEKYALKPMNCPGHCLMFDHRVRSHKELPLRLADFGVLHRNELSGALSGLTRVRRFQQDDAHIFCMPEQIEQEVMSCLDFLQHIYGIFGFTFELKLSTRPEGFLGDPALWETAETQLATTLDKFGRKWELNPGDGAFYGPKIDITITDALKRPHQCATIQLDFQLPIRFNLGYVSASGDGERKRPVIIHRAILGSVERMMAILCESYGGKWPFWLSPRQCIVVPVAPAYDEYANKVRQQIFEAGFECEAELDPSNTLNKKVRNSQLAQFNFILVVGEKEVASGTANVRTRDNKVHGEHSVEKIIERFNFLKDSKSVNADEDFEEKTQ; this comes from the exons ATGGAGGTTATTGATAATCTG aaaggCAAAAAAGACGTAGAGGCTGGTGATCAAGGGGACAAGTTGAAAGAG CTTAACCCTCCCCCTGAGTTTCAAGCTTCAAGACAGCAATTATGGGACAGACTGAAGAAGGAGTACGATGACTGGGTGGCAGCTCAGGAGAAAAAGCCCATCAAGATCACCCTACCTGATGGCAAGGTAGTAGAGGGCAAGGCCTGGGAAACCACACCGTATGACGTGGCCCGCGGAATCAG TCAAGGCCTGGCAGACAATACTGTGATAGCGAAAGTCAATGAGGTATTATGGGACCTAGACAGACCTTTTGAGCAGGATGCTAGTCTGAAACTCTTGAAATTTGAGGATAAAGATG GAGAGTACGTGTTCTGGCACTCGAGCGCTCACATCCTGGGAGAGGCCATGGAGTGTCTGTACGGGGGACATCTGTGTTACGGGCCACCAATTGAGGAAGGCTTCTACTATGATATGTGGTCGGAAAG GCCAGTTTCAACAAATGACTATTCTGTGATAGAAAGCAAGGTGAAGAATATTGTAAAGGAAAAGCAGCCTTTTGAGCGACTTGTCATGACTAAAGAAAATCTTCTCAAGATGTTTGAG TACAACAAGTTCAAGCAGAGGATTCTCAACGAGAAGGTGGACACCCCAACCACCACAGTCTACAA GTGCGGTCCCCTTATTGACTTGTGTCTAGGGCCCCATGTACGTAACACTGGCAGGGTGAAGGCCCTGGCTGTTACCAAG AACTCTGCTACATACTGGGAAGGCAAGGCAGACGCAGAGTCACTTCAGAGAATCTATGGCATCTCATTTCCTGACCCTAAACAAATGAAGGAGTGGAAACACATCCAAGAGGAGGCTGCCAAGCGGAACCACCGCAAGATTGGAGTG GAGCAAGAGCTGTTCTTCTTCCATGAGCTCAGTCCAGGCAGCTGCTTCTTCCTGCCCAAAGGAGCCCATATATACAACACACTCATCAACTTAATCAAG TCGGAGTACAGAAAGCGTGGCTTTACCGAGGTTGTGTCCCCCAACATTTACAACCACCGCCTGTGGGAGACTTCTGGACATTGGCAACACTACGCT GAAAACATGTTTCAGTTTGATGTTGAAAAGGAAAAGTATGCCCTGAAACCCATGAACTGTCCGGGTCACTG TCTGATGTTTGACCACCGTGTAAGGTCCCACAAGGAGTTGCCCCTTCGCTTGGCTGACTTTGGGGTCCTCCATCGCAACGAGCTATCTGGAGCGCTTAGCGGACTGACCCGTGTACGCCGCTTCCAGCAGGACGATGCCCACATCTTCTGCATGCCTGAACAG ATAGAGCAGGAGGTGATGTCATGTCTGGATTTCCTGCAACACATCTACGGGATCTTCGGCTTCACCTTCGAGCTGAAGCTCTCAACAAGACCCGAGGGATTCCTGGGAGACCCTGCCCTGTGGGAAACGGCAGAAACT CAACTTGCAACCACCTTAGATAAATTTGGAAGGAAGTGGGAATTGAATCCAGGAGATGGAGCCTTTTATGGGCCAAAG ATTGACATAACCATCACAGACGCATTGAAGCGACCACACCAGTGTGCCACCATACAGCTTGACTTCCAGCTGCCCATACGCTTCAATCTGGGATATGTTAG CGCCTCAGGTGATGGTGAGAGGAAGCGTCCAGTGATCATCCATCGAGCAATCCTTGGTTCAGTGGAACGCATGATGGCAATCCTCTGTGAAAGCTACGGGGGCAAATG GCCATTCTGGTTGTCCCCCAGGCAATGTATTGTGGTTCCAGTGGCCCCAGCGTACGATGAATATGCTAACAAG GTGAGACAGCAGATCTTTGAGGCTGGGTTTGAGTGTGAGGCAGAGCTTGACCCGTCCAACACACTCAACAAGAAAGTGCGCAACTCTCAACTCGCTCAGTTCAACTTTATCCTCG TTGTGGGTGAGAAGGAAGTGGCGTCTGGCACAGCCAACGTACGTACAAGAGACAACAAGGTGCACGGCGAACATAGCGTGGAAAAAATCATCGAGAGGTTCAACTTCCTTAAGGACAGCAAGAGTGTCAACGCTGATGAAGACTTTGAAGAGAAAACGCAATAA
- the LOC127850310 gene encoding threonine--tRNA ligase 1, cytoplasmic-like isoform X3 gives MTLQKVSYNGKVSIKLKQYTPYCQLKGKKDVEAGDQGDKLKELNPPPEFQASRQQLWDRLKKEYDDWVAAQEKKPIKITLPDGKVVEGKAWETTPYDVARGISQGLADNTVIAKVNEVLWDLDRPFEQDASLKLLKFEDKDGEYVFWHSSAHILGEAMECLYGGHLCYGPPIEEGFYYDMWSERPVSTNDYSVIESKVKNIVKEKQPFERLVMTKENLLKMFEYNKFKQRILNEKVDTPTTTVYKCGPLIDLCLGPHVRNTGRVKALAVTKNSATYWEGKADAESLQRIYGISFPDPKQMKEWKHIQEEAAKRNHRKIGVEQELFFFHELSPGSCFFLPKGAHIYNTLINLIKSEYRKRGFTEVVSPNIYNHRLWETSGHWQHYAENMFQFDVEKEKYALKPMNCPGHCLMFDHRVRSHKELPLRLADFGVLHRNELSGALSGLTRVRRFQQDDAHIFCMPEQIEQEVMSCLDFLQHIYGIFGFTFELKLSTRPEGFLGDPALWETAETQLATTLDKFGRKWELNPGDGAFYGPKIDITITDALKRPHQCATIQLDFQLPIRFNLGYVSASGDGERKRPVIIHRAILGSVERMMAILCESYGGKWPFWLSPRQCIVVPVAPAYDEYANKVRQQIFEAGFECEAELDPSNTLNKKVRNSQLAQFNFILVVGEKEVASGTANVRTRDNKVHGEHSVEKIIERFNFLKDSKSVNADEDFEEKTQ, from the exons aaaggCAAAAAAGACGTAGAGGCTGGTGATCAAGGGGACAAGTTGAAAGAG CTTAACCCTCCCCCTGAGTTTCAAGCTTCAAGACAGCAATTATGGGACAGACTGAAGAAGGAGTACGATGACTGGGTGGCAGCTCAGGAGAAAAAGCCCATCAAGATCACCCTACCTGATGGCAAGGTAGTAGAGGGCAAGGCCTGGGAAACCACACCGTATGACGTGGCCCGCGGAATCAG TCAAGGCCTGGCAGACAATACTGTGATAGCGAAAGTCAATGAGGTATTATGGGACCTAGACAGACCTTTTGAGCAGGATGCTAGTCTGAAACTCTTGAAATTTGAGGATAAAGATG GAGAGTACGTGTTCTGGCACTCGAGCGCTCACATCCTGGGAGAGGCCATGGAGTGTCTGTACGGGGGACATCTGTGTTACGGGCCACCAATTGAGGAAGGCTTCTACTATGATATGTGGTCGGAAAG GCCAGTTTCAACAAATGACTATTCTGTGATAGAAAGCAAGGTGAAGAATATTGTAAAGGAAAAGCAGCCTTTTGAGCGACTTGTCATGACTAAAGAAAATCTTCTCAAGATGTTTGAG TACAACAAGTTCAAGCAGAGGATTCTCAACGAGAAGGTGGACACCCCAACCACCACAGTCTACAA GTGCGGTCCCCTTATTGACTTGTGTCTAGGGCCCCATGTACGTAACACTGGCAGGGTGAAGGCCCTGGCTGTTACCAAG AACTCTGCTACATACTGGGAAGGCAAGGCAGACGCAGAGTCACTTCAGAGAATCTATGGCATCTCATTTCCTGACCCTAAACAAATGAAGGAGTGGAAACACATCCAAGAGGAGGCTGCCAAGCGGAACCACCGCAAGATTGGAGTG GAGCAAGAGCTGTTCTTCTTCCATGAGCTCAGTCCAGGCAGCTGCTTCTTCCTGCCCAAAGGAGCCCATATATACAACACACTCATCAACTTAATCAAG TCGGAGTACAGAAAGCGTGGCTTTACCGAGGTTGTGTCCCCCAACATTTACAACCACCGCCTGTGGGAGACTTCTGGACATTGGCAACACTACGCT GAAAACATGTTTCAGTTTGATGTTGAAAAGGAAAAGTATGCCCTGAAACCCATGAACTGTCCGGGTCACTG TCTGATGTTTGACCACCGTGTAAGGTCCCACAAGGAGTTGCCCCTTCGCTTGGCTGACTTTGGGGTCCTCCATCGCAACGAGCTATCTGGAGCGCTTAGCGGACTGACCCGTGTACGCCGCTTCCAGCAGGACGATGCCCACATCTTCTGCATGCCTGAACAG ATAGAGCAGGAGGTGATGTCATGTCTGGATTTCCTGCAACACATCTACGGGATCTTCGGCTTCACCTTCGAGCTGAAGCTCTCAACAAGACCCGAGGGATTCCTGGGAGACCCTGCCCTGTGGGAAACGGCAGAAACT CAACTTGCAACCACCTTAGATAAATTTGGAAGGAAGTGGGAATTGAATCCAGGAGATGGAGCCTTTTATGGGCCAAAG ATTGACATAACCATCACAGACGCATTGAAGCGACCACACCAGTGTGCCACCATACAGCTTGACTTCCAGCTGCCCATACGCTTCAATCTGGGATATGTTAG CGCCTCAGGTGATGGTGAGAGGAAGCGTCCAGTGATCATCCATCGAGCAATCCTTGGTTCAGTGGAACGCATGATGGCAATCCTCTGTGAAAGCTACGGGGGCAAATG GCCATTCTGGTTGTCCCCCAGGCAATGTATTGTGGTTCCAGTGGCCCCAGCGTACGATGAATATGCTAACAAG GTGAGACAGCAGATCTTTGAGGCTGGGTTTGAGTGTGAGGCAGAGCTTGACCCGTCCAACACACTCAACAAGAAAGTGCGCAACTCTCAACTCGCTCAGTTCAACTTTATCCTCG TTGTGGGTGAGAAGGAAGTGGCGTCTGGCACAGCCAACGTACGTACAAGAGACAACAAGGTGCACGGCGAACATAGCGTGGAAAAAATCATCGAGAGGTTCAACTTCCTTAAGGACAGCAAGAGTGTCAACGCTGATGAAGACTTTGAAGAGAAAACGCAATAA
- the LOC127850992 gene encoding beta-1,4-N-acetylgalactosaminyltransferase bre-4-like, which yields MLNISLRVTPTFKKCGLVLILIISGLWWFSLLRRRSSEARGIFLIRPNITGTVNRKSNVTSCDYSDISTGALFDVSKRFPKDFILRHRPRDVLPGGMYAPSDCDPGERIAIIIPYRDRELHLKVILNYLHMFLQIQKRNYRIFVSEMVPGTKFNKALLMNVGFLTAEAAGNYDCYIFHDVDLLPVDVRNIYTCGDHPRHLISFSTKYVEEGHPTGWPYAWLIGGALAFRAEHFRSVNGYSNGIFGWGGEDDDMYYRLTSRGMLIERVHPTIGQYYVFVHKHDRGNPKNKFKKRILATSAERSKVDGLSSIADKYSIVAIETLTLYTRILVNCSEERILEQMRPYLYG from the coding sequence ATGTTGAATATTTCGCTACGTGTGACTCCTACTTTTAAAAAATGCGgacttgttttaatattaatcatATCAGGCCTATGGTGGTTCTCGCTTCTGAGACGACGAAGTAGCGAGGCACGAGGAATCTTCCTTATTCGACCCAATATAACAGGCACTGTGAACCGGAAGTCGAATGTCACCTCGTGCGATTATTCTGACATTTCTACCGGCGCGCTATTTGACGTATCGAAAAGATTCCCAAAGGATTTTATTCTCAGACACCGTCCTCGTGACGTGTTGCCGGGCGGAATGTACGCCCCGAGTGACTGTGATCCTGGGGAACGAATTGCCATCATCATACCATACAGGGATCGGGAACTTCACCTGAAAGTGATACTTAACTACTTACACATGTTTTTGCAAATACAGAAACGAAACTATCGGATCTTTGTATCAGAAATGGTACCAGGAACGAAATTCAACAAAGCGCTCCTAATGAACGTCGGATTCTTAACAGCGGAAGCCGCCGGAAATTATGACTGTTATATTTTTCACGACGTGGACCTACTTCCGGTTGACGTACGGAACATCTACACATGCGGCGACCACCCACGTCACCTGATCTCGTTCAGCACGAAGTACGTGGAGGAGGGGCACCCGACCGGATGGCCGTACGCCTGGCTCATAGGAGGCGCCCTGGCGTTCCGGGCTGAGCACTTCCGGTCGGTGAATGGCTACTCGAACGGCATCTTCGGCTGGGGAGGAGAGGATGACGACATGTACTACAGGCTTACGTCGAGGGGTATGCTGATTGAAAGAGTGCATCCGACCATCGGTCAGTATTACGTGTTTGTGCATAAACACGACAGAGGTAACCccaaaaataagtttaaaaagcGAATCTTGGCGACGTCGGCAGAGCGTAGCAAGGTGGACGGTTTAAGTTCAATTGCGGATAAATACTCAATCGTTGCCATAGAAACACTAACGCTGTATACTCGAATATTAGTGAATTGCAGTGAAGAACGGATACTGGAGCAGATGAGACCGTACTTGTATGGATAA